The proteins below are encoded in one region of Pseudomonas helmanticensis:
- the acpP gene encoding acyl carrier protein, with product MSTIEERVKKIVAEQLGVKEEEVVNTASFVEDLGADSLDTVELVMALEEEFETEIPDEEAEKITTVQAAIDYVTNHQA from the coding sequence ATGAGCACCATCGAAGAGCGCGTCAAGAAAATCGTTGCCGAGCAACTGGGTGTTAAAGAAGAAGAAGTGGTTAACACCGCTTCCTTCGTAGAAGACCTGGGTGCCGACTCCCTTGACACCGTTGAGCTGGTGATGGCTCTGGAAGAGGAATTCGAGACCGAAATCCCTGACGAAGAAGCTGAGAAGATCACTACTGTACAAGCTGCAATCGATTACGTTACCAACCATCAGGCGTAA
- the fabG gene encoding 3-oxoacyl-ACP reductase FabG, which produces MSLQGKVALVTGASRGIGQAIALELGRQGAIVIGTATSASGAERIAATLKENGIQGTGLELNVTSDESVSAVLASIQEQFGAPVAILVNNAGITRDNLMMRMKDDEWYDVIDTNLNSLFRLSKGVLRGMTKARWGRIISIGSVVGAMGNAGQVNYAAAKAGLEGFSRAMAREVGSRSITVNSVTPGFIDTDMTRELPEAQREALQTQIPLGRLGQAQEIASVVAFLASDGAAYVTGATIPVNGGMYM; this is translated from the coding sequence ATGAGTCTGCAAGGTAAAGTTGCACTGGTCACCGGCGCAAGCCGCGGTATCGGCCAGGCTATCGCACTGGAACTGGGTCGTCAGGGCGCCATCGTTATTGGCACCGCGACTTCCGCTTCGGGCGCTGAGCGCATTGCGGCAACCCTGAAGGAAAACGGTATTCAGGGCACTGGCCTTGAGCTGAACGTTACCAGCGATGAATCGGTCAGCGCAGTGCTGGCGAGCATTCAGGAGCAGTTCGGTGCGCCGGTGGCGATCCTGGTCAATAATGCCGGTATCACCCGCGATAACCTGATGATGCGCATGAAAGACGATGAGTGGTACGACGTGATCGATACCAACCTGAACAGTCTATTCCGCCTGTCCAAGGGCGTTTTGCGCGGTATGACCAAGGCACGTTGGGGTCGAATTATCAGTATTGGCTCGGTGGTGGGTGCCATGGGCAACGCTGGCCAAGTAAACTATGCAGCCGCCAAGGCCGGTCTGGAAGGTTTCAGCCGTGCAATGGCGCGTGAAGTCGGTTCGCGTTCGATTACGGTCAACTCGGTAACCCCAGGGTTTATCGACACCGATATGACCCGCGAGCTGCCTGAAGCACAGCGTGAAGCCTTGCAGACGCAGATTCCGCTGGGTCGTCTGGGGCAAGCTCAAGAGATCGCGTCTGTGGTCGCTTTTCTTGCATCCGACGGTGCGGCATACGTCACTGGGGCTACAATCCCGGTGAACGGTGGGATGTACATGTAA
- the fabD gene encoding ACP S-malonyltransferase — protein sequence MSASLAFVFPGQGSQSLGMLAELGAQYPLILETFKEASDALGYDLWALTQQGPEELLNQTDKTQPAILTASIALWRLWLAEGGARPAFVAGHSLGEYSALVAAGSLTLADAVKLVERRGQLMQEAVPAGQGGMAAILGLEDADVLAACAEAAQGEVVSAVNFNSPGQVVIAGAKAAVERAIEGCKARGAKRAMPLPVSVPSHCELMRPAAERFAESIAAIDWQAPQIPVVQNVSAQVPADLETLKRDLLEQLYKPVRWVESVQTLAAKGATDLVECGPGKVLAGLNKRCAEGVATSNLNTPDAFAAARAAQA from the coding sequence ATGTCTGCTTCCCTCGCATTCGTCTTTCCAGGACAGGGTTCGCAGTCCCTCGGCATGCTGGCCGAGCTGGGCGCGCAATACCCGTTGATCCTCGAAACTTTCAAAGAAGCATCCGATGCTCTGGGTTACGACCTGTGGGCGCTGACCCAGCAGGGTCCGGAAGAGCTGCTCAATCAAACCGACAAGACCCAACCGGCCATTCTGACCGCTTCGATCGCCCTGTGGCGTCTGTGGCTGGCTGAAGGTGGCGCGCGTCCGGCTTTTGTTGCCGGTCACAGCCTGGGTGAATACAGCGCGCTGGTTGCCGCTGGCAGCCTGACACTGGCTGACGCGGTCAAGCTCGTTGAGCGCCGTGGTCAACTGATGCAGGAAGCCGTTCCGGCCGGGCAGGGTGGCATGGCTGCCATTCTCGGTCTGGAAGATGCTGACGTGCTGGCAGCCTGCGCAGAAGCTGCACAAGGCGAAGTGGTCAGTGCAGTGAACTTCAACTCCCCGGGCCAGGTAGTGATCGCCGGCGCCAAGGCTGCTGTCGAGCGCGCCATTGAAGGTTGCAAGGCGCGTGGCGCCAAGCGTGCCATGCCGTTGCCAGTCAGCGTGCCGTCGCACTGCGAACTGATGCGTCCGGCCGCTGAGCGTTTTGCCGAATCCATCGCCGCCATCGACTGGCAGGCGCCGCAAATCCCGGTCGTACAGAACGTCAGCGCGCAAGTGCCGGCTGATCTGGAAACCCTCAAGCGCGATCTGCTCGAACAACTCTACAAGCCAGTGCGCTGGGTCGAGTCGGTACAGACTCTCGCTGCCAAAGGCGCGACCGATCTGGTCGAATGCGGCCCGGGCAAAGTGCTGGCCGGTCTGAACAAACGTTGCGCCGAAGGCGTCGCGACTTCCAACCTCAATACCCCAGACGCTTTCGCTGCCGCCCGTGCAGCGCAAGCCTGA
- the plsX gene encoding phosphate acyltransferase PlsX, translated as MSAQVIAIDAMGGDFGPRSIVQASLACLSATPSLHLTLVGQPSLLEELIHGQSAADRARLTIVAASEVITMDEKPAQALRGKPDSSMRVALERVRDGKAQACVSAGNTGALMALSRFVLKTLPGIDRPAMVAAIPTQKGFCQLLDLGANVDCTAEHLLQFAVMGSVAAQTLGIHRPRVALLNIGTEDIKGNQQVKLAATLLQAARGINYIGFIEGDGLYRGEADVVVCDGFVGNILLKSSEGLATMIAARIEALFKKNFASRVVGALALPLMKRLQADLAPARHNGASFLGLQGIVVKSHGSAGVQGFQSAIQRALIEIQENLPGRLHGRLEDLLS; from the coding sequence TTGTCTGCTCAAGTCATCGCGATTGACGCAATGGGCGGGGACTTCGGTCCCCGCAGCATTGTTCAGGCCAGCCTTGCTTGCCTGTCTGCTACGCCCTCGCTGCACCTGACCCTCGTCGGTCAACCCTCCCTTCTTGAAGAGCTGATCCACGGCCAATCGGCTGCCGATCGCGCGCGCCTGACGATTGTTGCGGCCAGCGAAGTCATCACCATGGACGAAAAACCTGCCCAGGCCCTGCGTGGCAAGCCGGATTCGTCGATGCGTGTCGCTCTCGAACGGGTGCGTGACGGCAAGGCTCAGGCGTGTGTCAGTGCTGGTAACACCGGTGCGCTGATGGCGCTGTCGCGCTTCGTCCTGAAAACGTTACCGGGTATAGACCGTCCGGCGATGGTTGCGGCGATTCCGACGCAGAAGGGTTTTTGTCAGTTGCTCGATCTCGGCGCCAATGTCGATTGCACTGCCGAGCATCTGCTGCAGTTTGCCGTGATGGGCTCGGTGGCAGCGCAGACGCTGGGTATCCATCGCCCGCGCGTCGCGCTGCTGAACATCGGTACCGAAGACATCAAGGGCAATCAGCAGGTCAAGCTGGCAGCGACGCTGTTGCAGGCGGCTCGCGGCATCAACTACATCGGCTTCATCGAAGGCGACGGGTTGTATCGCGGGGAGGCTGACGTGGTGGTGTGCGACGGTTTTGTCGGCAACATACTGCTGAAATCCAGCGAAGGCCTGGCGACGATGATCGCGGCGCGCATCGAGGCGCTGTTCAAAAAGAACTTCGCCTCACGTGTTGTCGGTGCATTGGCGCTGCCATTGATGAAGCGCTTGCAGGCGGACCTGGCGCCGGCGCGACATAATGGCGCAAGCTTTCTCGGCTTGCAGGGCATCGTCGTGAAAAGTCACGGTTCGGCCGGGGTTCAGGGCTTTCAGAGTGCGATTCAGCGGGCGCTGATCGAGATTCAGGAGAATCTGCCCGGGCGCCTTCACGGTCGCCTGGAGGATTTGTTGTCTTAG
- the rpmF gene encoding 50S ribosomal protein L32: MAVQQNKKSRSARDMRRSHDALTASTLSVEKTTGEIHLRHHVSPEGVYRGRKVIDKGADE, encoded by the coding sequence ATGGCTGTTCAGCAGAACAAAAAATCCCGCTCTGCCCGTGACATGCGTCGTTCGCACGATGCCCTGACGGCAAGCACTCTGTCTGTAGAAAAAACCACCGGTGAAATTCACCTGCGTCACCACGTATCGCCAGAAGGCGTATACCGTGGCCGTAAAGTGATCGACAAGGGCGCTGACGAGTAA
- a CDS encoding YceD family protein: protein MLNDPIPPHVDPRKLADRGTTLQGEMLLADLERLCDPLSDNVGTVQAKFVFERDERKSVVIHSFIDTEVKMVCQRCLELVTLPIHSECSYAVVKEGANTQSLPKGYDVLELGEDPLDLQSLIEEELLLALPIVPAHHPEECQQPAGLDEPEPSEDESTRSNPFSVLAQLKRDPNV from the coding sequence ATGTTGAATGACCCGATTCCACCTCACGTTGACCCGCGCAAATTGGCTGATCGTGGCACCACCCTTCAAGGTGAAATGCTGCTGGCCGATTTGGAGAGACTCTGCGACCCGCTTTCCGACAATGTCGGTACGGTGCAGGCGAAATTCGTTTTTGAACGAGATGAACGTAAATCTGTGGTAATCCACAGCTTTATCGACACCGAGGTCAAAATGGTTTGCCAGCGTTGTCTTGAGCTGGTCACCCTGCCGATCCACAGCGAATGCAGTTATGCTGTGGTGAAAGAGGGTGCGAATACCCAGTCGTTGCCGAAAGGTTATGACGTGCTGGAACTGGGCGAAGATCCATTGGATCTGCAGTCACTGATCGAGGAGGAGCTTCTGCTCGCCTTGCCCATTGTGCCTGCTCATCATCCGGAAGAATGCCAGCAGCCGGCGGGTCTCGATGAGCCCGAACCGAGCGAGGACGAGTCAACGCGGTCCAACCCGTTCAGTGTATTGGCGCAGTTAAAGCGTGACCCAAACGTTTAG
- a CDS encoding Maf family protein, with translation MLPLLLASSSTYRRELLARLHLPFVCSSPDIDESHRPGESAIELVKRLAEQKARALADSHPAHLIIGSDQVAVLGEQIIGKPHTFEKAREQLMAASGASVTFLTGLALLNSQTGECQVDCVPFTVHMRQLDQARIERYLRIEQPYDCAGSFKAEGLGVSLFQSTEGPDATSLIGLPLIRLIDMLLSEGVQIP, from the coding sequence ATGCTGCCTTTATTACTCGCTTCAAGCTCGACCTATCGTCGCGAATTGCTCGCCCGTCTGCACCTGCCGTTCGTCTGCAGTTCGCCGGATATCGATGAAAGCCATCGCCCGGGCGAGTCCGCCATCGAACTGGTCAAACGCCTCGCCGAGCAAAAAGCCCGGGCATTGGCTGACAGTCACCCCGCCCACCTGATCATCGGCTCGGACCAGGTGGCCGTGCTCGGCGAGCAGATCATCGGCAAGCCGCACACCTTCGAGAAGGCCCGCGAGCAACTGATGGCGGCCAGCGGCGCCAGTGTGACCTTCCTGACCGGCCTGGCCCTGCTCAACAGCCAGACAGGCGAGTGCCAGGTCGACTGCGTGCCGTTTACCGTGCATATGCGCCAACTCGACCAGGCGCGCATTGAGCGCTATCTGCGCATCGAGCAGCCATATGACTGCGCAGGCAGCTTCAAGGCGGAAGGACTGGGAGTGAGCCTGTTTCAGTCGACCGAAGGCCCGGACGCGACCAGCCTCATCGGCTTGCCGCTGATTCGGCTGATCGACATGTTGCTGTCTGAAGGTGTGCAGATCCCTTAA
- the sppA gene encoding signal peptide peptidase SppA, whose product MTDEWKAPAKASADDGDQKSWKLLEKTLLAGVQEQRRSRRWGIFFKLLTFVYLFVALILFTPLMDMEKSATRGPNYSALIDITGMIADKEPASADNIVGSLRAAFEDKKVKGVILRINSPGGSPVQSGYVYDEIKRLRGLHPDIKVYAVISDLGASGAYYIASAADQIYADKASLVGSIGVTAAGYGFVGTMEKLGVERRTYTSGEHKSFLDPFQPQKPEETAFWQSVLDTTHKQFINSVKQGRGDRLKDKEHPELFSGLVWSGEQALPLGLIDGLGNASSVARDVIGEKELVDFTVQESPFDRFSKKLGASVAEQLAMWMGFHGPSLR is encoded by the coding sequence ATGACCGACGAATGGAAAGCACCGGCCAAGGCAAGTGCCGACGACGGTGACCAGAAAAGCTGGAAGCTGTTGGAAAAAACGCTGCTGGCTGGCGTGCAGGAGCAGCGTCGCTCGCGTCGCTGGGGGATTTTCTTCAAGCTGCTGACGTTTGTTTATCTGTTTGTGGCGTTGATTCTGTTCACGCCGCTGATGGACATGGAAAAAAGCGCCACGCGCGGGCCGAATTACAGCGCGTTGATCGACATCACCGGAATGATCGCCGACAAGGAACCGGCCAGTGCCGACAACATCGTCGGCAGCCTGCGTGCCGCGTTCGAGGACAAGAAGGTCAAGGGCGTCATCCTGCGCATCAACAGCCCTGGCGGCAGTCCGGTGCAGTCGGGTTATGTCTATGACGAGATCAAGCGTCTGCGTGGTCTGCATCCGGATATCAAAGTGTATGCGGTGATTTCCGATCTCGGTGCGTCCGGTGCCTATTACATCGCCAGTGCAGCGGATCAGATCTACGCCGACAAGGCGAGTCTGGTCGGCTCCATTGGTGTGACGGCGGCGGGTTACGGTTTTGTCGGCACCATGGAGAAGCTAGGCGTCGAGCGTCGCACTTACACCTCGGGCGAGCACAAGTCGTTTCTCGATCCGTTCCAGCCGCAGAAGCCTGAAGAGACGGCCTTCTGGCAGAGTGTGCTGGATACGACGCACAAGCAGTTCATCAACAGCGTCAAGCAGGGGCGTGGCGATCGCTTGAAGGACAAAGAGCATCCGGAGTTGTTCTCCGGGCTGGTCTGGTCAGGCGAGCAGGCGCTGCCGCTGGGCTTGATCGACGGGCTGGGCAATGCCAGCTCTGTGGCGCGCGATGTGATTGGCGAGAAGGAGCTGGTGGACTTCACCGTTCAGGAATCGCCGTTTGATCGCTTCTCGAAGAAGCTCGGTGCCAGTGTGGCTGAGCAGTTGGCGATGTGGATGGGTTTCCATGGGCCTTCGTTGCGCTGA